In Brachypodium distachyon strain Bd21 chromosome 2, Brachypodium_distachyon_v3.0, whole genome shotgun sequence, one genomic interval encodes:
- the LOC100821498 gene encoding ubiquitin-conjugating enzyme E2-17 kDa, with protein MASKRILKELKDLQKDPPTSCSAGPAGEDMFHWQATIMGPPDSPYAGGVFLVNIHFPPDYPFKPPKVSFKTKVFHPNINSNGSICLDILKEQWSPALTISKVLLSICSLLTDPNPDDPLVPEIAHMYKTDRSKYETTARSWTQKYAMG; from the exons ATGGCATCAAAGCGCATCCTCAAGGAACTAAAGGACCTGCAGAAGGATCCTCCCACATCATGCAGCGCAG GTCCTGCTGGCGAGGACATGTTTCATTGGCAAGCGACGATAATGGGACCCCCTGACAGTCCCTATGCCGGTGGTGTTTTCTTAGTGAACATTCATTTCCCCCCTGATTATCCATTCAAACCCCCGAAG GTATCTTTCAAGACAAAGGTCTTCCATCCTAATATCAACAGCAACGGAAGCATATGCCTCGATATTCTTAAGGAGCAGTGGAGCCCTGCTTTGACAATATCCAAG GTCTTGCTCTCTATCTGTTCCCTGCTGACTGATCCCAACCCGGATGATCCCCTTGTCCCCGAGATTGCCCACATGTACAAGACTGATCGGTCAAAGTACGAGACAACAGCCCGCAGCTGGACACAGAAGTACGCCATGGGTTGA
- the LOC104582636 gene encoding thioredoxin H5, giving the protein MGCCGSNPVDAEEHLDYSSGNVTIIPDIKSWEQKLEDACELGKTLVVKFSAVWCGPCRIAAPVYAELSLKHSDLVFVSVDVDELPELVTKFDICATPTFIFLRDKKEIDKLVGGNQADLEQKFEPYCRPGDVVMCKQSFDDKIT; this is encoded by the exons ATGGGATGCTGTGGCAGC AATCCTGTAGATGCCGAGGAACATCTAGACTACAGCTCTGGAAATGTGACTATTATACCTGACATAAAGAGCTGGGAACAGAAATTGGAAGATGCGTGTGAACTTGGTAAAACA CTTGTTGTAAAATTCAGCGCAGTATGGTGCGGCCCGTGTAGGATTGCTGCTCCCGTATATGCTGAACTTTCTTTGAAGCATTCCGATCTTGTTTTCGTGTCTGTGGACGTAGACGAACTGCCG GAACTGGTCACGAAATTCGACATATGTGCAACCCCAACATTCATTTTCTTGAGAGACAAGAAGGAGATCGATAAGCTGGTCGGGGGCAACCAGGCAGATCTTGAGCAGAAGTTTGAACCGTATTGCCGGCCAGGTGATGTAGTCATGTGCAAACAGTCTTTCGACGATAAAATCACCTGA
- the LOC100839499 gene encoding serine/threonine-protein kinase STN8, chloroplastic: MASSLLPPPTFANKHRSLLATAKHPAPRLTRCGAGGGAVPDELLGALHLGRQSDTVVATVGVSEDTSADGWIDLLDEIKGALQADAPDPAATASDAPVVPDVLLSSPPASVDAANAAAGMAVAVPDEALTSAADTSRFIPEELLGALHMDASSPPVRAATGALARLDALAASLTEPERWAAAGLLAVVWLYLTARPGVLSGAVDAYLLAPLQLALDSALGRRSLKMSDFVVGERIGEGSFGVVYSGAVVPKGGAAVEERRGKAKTKLQLDDRYKEKVILKKIKVGTAGAKECGDYEEWFNYRVARAAPESCADFMGSFVADKTKSEFVKGGKWLVWKFEGDRTLGNYVTDKSFPSNLEPLMFGRALRGADSLTRGALVVKQVMRQLITSLRRIHDTGIVHRDIKPSNLVVTRRGQVKLIDFGAATDLRIGKNYTPDRTLLDPDYCPPELYVLPEETPQPPAEPIAAILSPILWQLNSPDLFDMYSAGVVLMQMAIPTLRSPSGLKNFNSELKAAGYDLNRWREITRRRPDLQILDLDSGRGWDLATKLIAQRGQGRLSAAAALRHPYFLLGGDRAAAVLSKLQLSK, encoded by the exons atggcctcctccCTGCTGCCCCCACCCACCTTCGCCAACAAGCACCGTTCACTCCTCGCCACCGCCAAGCACCCAGCCCCCAGGCTGACCAGgtgcggcgccggaggaggagccgtCCCGGACGAACTCCTCGGCGCGCTGCACCTGGGACGGCAATCCGACACGGTGGTCGCCACGGTGGGAGTCAGTGAAGACACGAGCGCCGATGGCTGGATTGATCTTCTCGACgagatcaagggcgcgctGCAAGCGGACGCGCCCGACCCGGCGGCCACCGCGAGCGACGCGCCGGTTGTCCCGGACGTGCTCCTGAGCTCGCCTCCGGCTAGCGTCGACGCGGCCAATGCCGCTGCCGGcatggccgtcgccgtcccGGACGAGGCCCTGACGAGCGCCGCGGACACATCCAGGTTCATCCCGGAGGAGCTCCTGGGCGCGCTGCACATGGACGCGTCGAGCCCGCCGGTGCGCGCCGCGACGGGCGCGCTGGCGAGGCTGGACGCGCTGGCGGCCTCGCTGACGGAGCCCGagcggtgggcggcggcggggctcctggcggtggtgtggctgTACCTGACGGCGCGGCCCGGGGTGCTGAGCGGCGCCGTGGACGCGTACCTGCtggcgccgctgcagctggcGCTCGACAGCGCGCTGGGGCGTCGGAGCCTCAAGATGAGCGACTTCGTGGTCGGGGAGCGCATCGGGGAGGGGTCCTTCGGGGTGGTGTACTCCGGCGCCGTGGTGCCcaagggcggcgccgccgtggaggagaggagaggcaaggCCAAGACCAAGCTCCAGCTCGACGACAGGTACAAGGAGAAGGTCATACTCAAGAAG ATAAAAGTGGGGACGGCTGGAGCCAAGGAGTGCGGCGACTACGAGGAGTGGTTCAACTACCGTGTGGCCAGGGCGGCGCCGGAGTCTTGCGCGGATTTCATGGGGAGCTTCGTCGCCGACAAGACCAAGTCGGAGTTCGTGAAGGGCGGCAAATGGCTCGTCTGGAAATTTGAG GGAGACCGGACGCTGGGCAATTACGTGACCGACAAGAGCTTCCCGTCTAACCTGGAGCCGCTGATGTTCGGGCGCGCGCTCCGTGGCGCCGACTCGCTCACCCGGGGCGCGCTCGTCGTGAAACAGGTGATGCGGCAGCTGATCACCTCGCTCCGCCGCATCCACGACACCGGCATCGTCCACCGCGACATCAAGCCGTCGAACCTCGTCGTGACCCGGCGCGGGCAGGTGAAGCTCATCGACTTCGGCGCCGCCACGGACCTCCGCATCGGCAAGAACTACACGCCCGACCGCACCCTCCTGGACCCGGACTACTGCCCGCCCGAGCTCTACGTGCTCCCGGAGGAGACCCCGCAGCCCCCCGCTGAGCCGATCGCCGCCATCCTCTCCCCAATCCTCTGGCAGCTCAACAGCCCCGACCTCTTCGACATGTACTCGGCCGGTGTCGTGCTCATGCAGATGGCTATCCCCACGCTCAGGTCGCCCTCGGGGCTCAAGAACTTCAACTCCGAGCTCAAGGCCGCCGGGTACGACCTCAACCGGTGGCGGGAGATCACGCGCCGGAGACCCGACCTGCAGATCCTGGACCTCGACTCTGGCAGGGGCTGGGACCTGGCCACCAAGCTCATCGCGCAGCGCGGCCAGGGCaggctctccgccgccgccgcgctccggcACCCGTATTTCCTGCTCGGTGGAGACCGGGCCGCGGCCGTCCTGTCAAAGCTGCAGCTGAGCAAATAA
- the LOC112270719 gene encoding uncharacterized protein LOC112270719, producing MLSPLPLREVSPRSSLYADDAIIFINPIRDEIATLLRILSEFGLATGLRINANKCSIAAIRCSGIDMDHVLQPFSGKRSSFPIRYLGLPLSLGRTGLAHLQHIIDRARAHFAGWRGRWINAGGRRALCSSVLSALPTYAMTALKLSKKFIVSLDKIRRRFIWGIEGNDLVGGKCKISWKKVLLEFVQAWSMLQHADILLLPGVPDTIRWTITVDGCYSARSAYRLHFEGHVRSNHERNVWRDDLGQHRQGIKSMFILICWAIWRERNSRVFNDKEISFRRICCFIKDEAREWAFAGAKAFRKLLWEPP from the exons ATGCTCTCACCCCTGCCACTACGCGAGGTCTCCCCTCGCTCTAGCCTATACGCCGATGATgccatcatcttcatcaaccCCATCCGCGATGAGATTGCTACTCTTCTGCGTATCCTCTCTGAGTTTGGCCTCGCTACGGGCCTCCGCATCAACGCCAACAAGTGCTCCATCGCCGCAATTAGATGTAGCGGCATCGACATGGACCACGTCCTCCAGCCTTTCTCCGGCAAGCGGTCTTCTTTCCCGATTCGCTACCTCGGTCTTCCTCTGTCCCTTGGTCGAACAGGGTTAGCTCACCTACAGCATATCATTGATCGTGCCCGTGCTCACTTCGCGGGATGGCGTGGCAGATGGATCAACGCCGGCGGCCGCAGAGCGCTCTGCTCTTCTGTGCTCAGCGCCCTCCCCACTTACGCCATGACCGCACTCAAACTTTCGAAAAAATTCATCGTTTCTCTGGACAAGATCAGGCGCCGCTTCATCTGGGGAATAGAGGGGAATGATTTGGTGGGCGGCAAGTGCAAGATTAGCTGGAAAAAA GTCCTTCTCGAGTTCGTCCAGGCATGGTCTATGCTCCAGCACGCcgacatcctcctcctccctggcgtGCCCGACACCATCCGCTGGACTATCACCGTCGATGGATGCTACTCCGCCCGCTCTGCCTATAGACTGCACTTCGAGGGCCACGTCCGCTCGAACCACGAGCGCAACGTCTGGCGT GATGATCTCGGCCAGCACCGCCAAGGGATCAAATCCATGTTCATCCTCATCTGTTGGGCCATATGGCGCGAGCGCAACTCCAGGGTGTTCAACGACAAGGAAATTTCGTTTCGCCGGATTTGTTGTTTCATTAAGGATGAGGCCCGCGAGTGGGCTTTCGCGGGCGCCAAGGCCTTTAGGAAGTTACTTTGGGAACCACCTTAA